One genomic window of Arachis hypogaea cultivar Tifrunner chromosome 8, arahy.Tifrunner.gnm2.J5K5, whole genome shotgun sequence includes the following:
- the LOC112705345 gene encoding uncharacterized protein, whose protein sequence is MGATPFHRSILEVRLPKYFDKPMDMRYDGTQDPLEHLTAFEARMNLQGVGDEVRCRAFPVTLAGPAIWWFNGLPQGSIYGFADISRAFLAQFTTRIAKGKHPINLLGITQRPGEPTKKYLDRFNDECLEIDGLTDSVASLCLTNGLLNEDFRKHLTTKPVWTMHEIQTVAKEYINDEEVSQVVAANKRHSSYNPPKQQGNGERQKEQARDGGPSKAPRPFSRIGKFTNYTPLTLPIMEVYQQIAENGILSKPRPLKDRTRGNKSLYCDYHKGYGHQTQDCFDLKDALEQAIRDGKLTELSHLIREPRRRHRDQDEEGKTRSAKRRQEPEDKDHDLTVINVVTAKNTTPRSRSSHKKDTKVLAVSSSLVRSSKKPPSISFGPEDQWFDEAPENPPMVITARVGTGLVKRILVDMGADSNIMFCNVFDALGLRDADLSTHQHGVIGLGDHFIKPDGVISLPIFVGQDQGQRSAMAEFVIL, encoded by the coding sequence ATGGGCGCCACCCCGTTCCACCGATCCATCCTCGAAGTCCGGTTGCCGAAGTACTTCGACAAACCAATGGACATGAGGTATGATGGAACCCAAGACCCTCTGGAACAcctcacggcctttgaggccagaatGAATCTGCAGGGAGTAGGAGACGAGGTGAGGTGCCGGGCCTTCCCAGTCACCCTGGCAGGGCCTGCGATCTGGTGGTTTAACGGCCTCCCGCAAGGATCCATCTACGGGTTTGCGGACATTAGCCGTGCCTTCTTAGCCCAATTCACAACACGAATAGCAAAGGGTAAGCACCCGATCAACCTACTTGGGATAACCCAAAGGCCCGGGGAGCCGaccaaaaaatacctggaccggttcaacgacgaatgcttagAAATTGACGGCTtaaccgactcggtggccagCCTCTGTCTGACGAACGGCCTCCTCAACGAGGACTTCCGAAAACACCTCACCACGAAACCAGTTTGGACGATGCACGAGATTCAAACTGTAGCTAAGGAATACATAaatgacgaggaagtcagccaagtcgtggctgccaataaacggcacTCCTCCTACAATCCACCTAAGCAACAAGGTAACGGAGAAAGACAGAAGGAGCAAGCCAGAGATGGAGGGCCGAGCAAGGCACCCAGACCGTTTTCCCGGATCGGAAAATTCACCAACTACACTCCACTCACTCTTCCCATCATGGAAGTTTATCAGCAAATAGCCGAGAATGGAATCttgtcgaagccccgaccactcaAGGATCGTACTAGGGGAAACAAGAGCCTCTACTGTGACTACCACAAGGGCTATGGGCACCAAACACAGGACTGCTTTGACCTGAAGGACGCACTAGAACAAGCGATAAGGGACGGTAAACTAACAGAATTATCCCATCTTATAAGGGAGCCGAGGAGACGACATCGCGACCAAGATGAGGAGGGCAAGACCCGGTCGGCAAAACGGCGACAAGAGCCAGAAGACAAAGACCACGACCTCACCGTGATAAACGTCGTAACCGCCAAAAACACCACGCCAAGGTCGAGATCATCACACAAGAAAGACACCAAGGTCCTGGCGGTCTCCTCCTCGCTGGTGCGAAGCTCTAAGAAGCCCCCATCCATCTCTTTCGGCCCAGaagaccaatggttcgacgaggCCCCTGAAAACCCACCtatggtcatcacggccagagtgggaaccggcctcgtcaaacgaatcctTGTCGACATGGGGGCAGACTCGAACATTATGTTCTGCAACGTGTTCGACGCACTGGGGTTAAGGGACGCCGACCTATCGACTCACCAGCACGGGGTCATCGGGTTAggtgaccacttcatcaagccagacGGAGTGATATCTCTGCCAATTTTCGTGGGACAGGATCAAGGCCAAAGATCGGCAATGGCTGAGTTCGTGATTCTCTGA